A part of Girardinichthys multiradiatus isolate DD_20200921_A chromosome 12, DD_fGirMul_XY1, whole genome shotgun sequence genomic DNA contains:
- the pcna gene encoding proliferating cell nuclear antigen: MFEARLVQGSILKKVLEALKDLITEACWDVSSSGISLQSMDSSHVSLVQLTLRHDGFDSYRCDRNLAMGVNLSSMSKILKCAGNEDIITLRAEDNADTLALVFETLNQEKVSDYEMKLMDLDVEQLGIPEQEYSCVVKMPSGEFARICRDLSQIGDAVMISCAKDGVKFSASGELGTGNVKLSQTSNVDKEDEAVTIEMNEPVQLIFALNYLNFFTKATPLSKTVTLSMSADIPLVVEYKIADMGHIKYYLAPKIDEEAS; encoded by the exons ATGTTCGAGGCTCGCCTGGTCCAAGGCTCCATCTTGAAGAAGGTGCTGGAGGCTCTGAAAGATCTGATCACAGAAGCCTGCTGGGATGTCAGCTCGTCCGGTATCTCCCTGCAGAGCATGGACTCCTCTCACGTCTCCCTGGTGCAGCTCACTCTGCGGCATGATGGCTTCGACTCTTACCGCTGCGACAGAAACTTAGCAATGGGGGTCAACCTCAGCAG TATGTCAAAGATCCTGaagtgtgcaggaaatgaggACATCATCACCCTCAGAGCAGAAGATAATGCTGATACACTCGCGCTTGTTTTCGAGACCCTCA ATCAGGAGAAGGTCTCCGATTACGAGATGAAGCTCATGGACCTGGATGTTGAGCAGCTTGGTATTCCA GAACAGGAGTACAGCTGTGTGGTGAAGATGCCCTCTGGGGAGTTTGCCCGCATCTGTCGTGACCTGTCTCAGATCGGCGACGCTGTCATGATCTCCTGCGCGAAAGACGGGGTGAAGTTCTCCGCCTCCGGAGAGCTAGGTACAGGAAACGTCAAGCTGTCCCAGACCAGCAATGTGGACAAAGAGGACGAGGCT GTTACGATTGAGATGAATGAGCCCGTCCAGCTGATCTTTGCCCTGAACTACTTGAACTTCTTCACAAAGGCCACACCGCTGTCCAAAACAGTCACCCTCAGTATGTCTGCTGATATCCCCCTCG TGGTCGAGTATAAGATCGCCGATATGGGACACATCAAATACTACTTGGCCCCAAAGATTGATGAAGAGGCTTCCTAA